Proteins from a single region of Chryseobacterium sp. W4I1:
- the hisB gene encoding bifunctional histidinol-phosphatase/imidazoleglycerol-phosphate dehydratase HisB: MKKVLFIDRDGTLIVEPPEDFQVDALEKLEFYPGVFQNLARIVREMDYELVMVTNQDGLGTESFPFEDFIQPHKKMLKAFENEGIIFSDILIDKSFEHENLPTRKPGIGMLSKYIYGKYDLENSYVIGDRSTDVQLAVNLETKSIYLNGNFNEEATLSTDSWSGIYSFLKQESRKAKVYRKTNETEINIEIDLNGTGVSEISTGLHFFDHMLDQIARHGNLDLTIKVNGDLQVDEHHTIEDTGIALGEAFLKALGNKKGIERYGFLLPMDDCLAQAAIDFGGRPWLVWDVDFKREKIGDVPTEMFVHFFKSFTDSSRSNLNIKAEGGNEHHKIEAVFKAFAKAVKMAVNQSDSSYNLPSTKGSL, translated from the coding sequence ATGAAAAAAGTACTGTTTATAGACCGCGACGGAACATTGATCGTAGAGCCGCCGGAAGATTTTCAGGTAGATGCTCTGGAGAAGCTGGAATTTTATCCCGGGGTTTTTCAGAATCTCGCCAGAATTGTCAGAGAAATGGATTACGAACTGGTGATGGTAACCAATCAGGATGGCTTGGGTACGGAGAGTTTTCCTTTTGAAGATTTTATACAACCTCACAAAAAAATGTTGAAAGCCTTCGAAAATGAAGGAATTATTTTCAGTGATATTCTGATCGACAAAAGTTTTGAACATGAAAATCTTCCTACCAGGAAACCAGGAATTGGGATGCTTTCAAAATACATTTACGGAAAGTATGATCTTGAAAATTCATATGTAATTGGTGATCGAAGTACTGACGTTCAACTGGCTGTCAATTTGGAAACTAAATCTATTTATCTTAATGGAAACTTTAATGAAGAAGCGACGCTCAGTACAGACAGCTGGAGCGGAATTTATTCGTTTTTAAAACAGGAATCCAGAAAGGCAAAAGTCTACAGAAAAACGAATGAAACGGAGATTAATATTGAAATCGATCTTAATGGAACAGGAGTTTCTGAAATTTCAACCGGCCTTCATTTTTTTGATCATATGCTGGACCAAATTGCCAGACACGGAAATTTAGATCTTACAATCAAAGTGAACGGAGATCTTCAGGTCGATGAACACCACACGATTGAAGATACAGGAATTGCATTAGGAGAAGCTTTCCTAAAAGCGCTGGGAAACAAGAAAGGAATCGAGAGGTATGGTTTTCTGCTTCCTATGGACGATTGTCTGGCTCAGGCTGCTATAGATTTCGGAGGCAGACCTTGGCTGGTTTGGGATGTTGATTTCAAACGAGAAAAAATAGGAGATGTCCCTACAGAAATGTTTGTTCACTTTTTCAAATCATTTACAGATTCTTCCCGGTCCAATCTGAATATCAAGGCAGAAGGCGGCAATGAACACCACAAAATAGAAGCGGTCTTCAAAGCATTTGCAAAAGCTGTTAAAATGGCAGTCAATCAGTCCGATAGCAGTTATAATTTACCATCAACCAAAGGAAGTTTATAG